The Anastrepha ludens isolate Willacy chromosome 2, idAnaLude1.1, whole genome shotgun sequence genome contains a region encoding:
- the LOC128855816 gene encoding uncharacterized protein LOC128855816 isoform X4 codes for MKSTAIRKLNVNGYTSASIPISPFTSASKERSPPLEEFYKEISEDQVFAQTEEKQQSQRAPNNKDSNANRTVKGGSRNRLQRELWKPP; via the exons ATGAAAAGTACTGCCATTCGCAAATTAAACGTCAACGGATACACATCCGCTTCGATACCCATATCTCCATTCACATCTGCATCCAAAGAGAGGTCACCACCTTTGGAAGAATTTTACAAGGAAATATCTGAGGATCAAGTTTTTGCACAAACTGAGGAAAAGCAGCAATCGCAACGAGCGCCAAACAACAAGGATTCGAACGCAAATCGAACAGTAAAAG gaggttccagaaatcgcctgcagcgcgagTTATGGAAACCCCCATAA
- the LOC128855818 gene encoding uncharacterized protein LOC128855818, whose protein sequence is MVLFDKMLKKSKNSKYPPPPAPPTVEEMLKDLETFHVELNLVPAKRQSTDGQQPDWWTRFEHAVADQENLKMLNSEIKSYKLKLESAKIELETEAQLLKNAIEEQREQIDDVLSKGSG, encoded by the coding sequence ATGGTGCTTTTTgacaaaatgttaaagaaatctaaaaattcaaaatacccaCCACCACCCGCTCCACCAACTGTAGAAGAAATGCTTAAAGATCTTGAAACTTTTCACGTTGAGTTAAATTTAGTGCCTGCTAAACGACAATCAACCGATGGACAACAGCCAGATTGGTGGACGCGTTTCGAGCATGCTGTAGCTGATCAGGAAAACCTCAAAATGCTGAACAGTGAGATTAAAAGCTACAAACTTAAGTTAGAATCCGCCAAAATTGAATTGGAAACGGAGGCGCAGTTGCTCAAAAATGCCATTGAGGAGCAACGTGAGCAAATCGATGACGTTCTGTCAAAAGGTAGTGGTTGA
- the LOC128855816 gene encoding uncharacterized protein LOC128855816 isoform X2, producing the protein MFGGDPPNRWTIMRLVNNFAEQGTVARRPYHRNPPVRTEETIAAVAAAIQRVSTRTLSAQRGVSRQSLQTIMHKDLDLFPYKIQMVNKLNAADLPIRLEFCQKILQMVEEDQNMLNCLFMSDEVHFDLNGNVNKQNCRIWSTSNPQILHETELHPLRVTVWCAVSSRCIVGPYFFEENGHTVTVTGDRYLKMLKEFFYPELRRKRIPFNSVWFQQDGATSHIAQTVMTELRRKFPNKLISRNSEFRWPPRSPDLTAPDFWGLCKQEVYKTKPTNLDELKQSIRATIAAIPVATLKAAMNNFLLRCRTCVDEHGGHLNSIIFKTS; encoded by the coding sequence atgtttggcggcgatcccccgaacagatggaccataatgagactggtgaataattttgctgagcaaggaacagtcgcaagaaggccttatcatcgaaacccaccagttcggacggaggaaacgatcgctgctgtagctgcagctatacaaagggtttcaacaagaaccTTATCTGCTCAAcgtggtgtcagccgacagtctttgcaaacaataatgcacaaagatttagacttatttccctacaaaattcaaatggttaacaaactgaatgcagcagacttgccgattcgcttggaattttgccagaagatcctgcaaatggtggaagaagaccaaaacatgttaaactgccttttcatgtctgatgaggtccatttcgatttaaacggcaatgtgaacaaacaaaattgtcgaatatggagtacttctaacccacagatactccacgagacggaattgcatcctcttcgcgtgacagtgtggtgtgcggtttcttcacgctgtattgtcgggccttatttttttgaagaaaatggtcacaccgttacggttactggagaccgttatttgaaaatgctgaaagaatttttctatccagaactacgccgaaagagaattcctttcaactctgtgtggtttcaacaagatggggcaacgtctcacatagcccagactgttatgacagagttgcgacgaaaatttcccaataaactgatttcaagaaactccgaatttcgttggccccccaggtcgcctgaccttactgcacctgacttttggggtttatgtaaacaagaagtttataaaacaaagccaacaaatttggatgaactaaaacaatccattcgggcaacaattgcggctattcctgtcgcaactctcaaagcagcaatgaacaactttttactaagatgccgcacttgtgtcgacgagcatggggggcatttaaattcaattatttttaaaactagttaa
- the LOC128855814 gene encoding uncharacterized protein LOC128855814 produces MVLFDKMLKKSKNSKHPPPPAPPTVEEMLKDLETFHVELNAVPAKRQSTDGQQPDWWTRFEHAVADQENLKMLNSEIKSYKLKLESAKIELETEAQLLKNAIEEQREQIDDVLSKGSG; encoded by the coding sequence ATGGTGCTTTTTgacaaaatgttaaagaaatctaaaaattcaaaacacccaCCACCACCCGCTCCACCAACTGTAGAAGAAATGCTTAAAGATCTTGAAACTTTTCACGTTGAGTTAAATGCAGTGCCTGCTAAACGACAATCAACCGATGGACAACAGCCAGATTGGTGGACGCGTTTCGAGCATGCAGTAGCTGATCAGGAAAACCTCAAAATGCTGAACAGTGAGATTAAAAGCTACAAACTTAAGTTAGAATCCGCCAAAATTGAATTGGAAACGGAGGCGCAGTTGCTCAAAAATGCCATTGAGGAGCAACGTGAGCAAATCGATGACGTTCTGTCAAAAGGTAGTGGTTGA
- the LOC128855709 gene encoding uncharacterized protein LOC128855709: protein FYLLSQFGAGQYDLHMNDTSVKREFEDVLKHLLSLGVRGFRLKNTKFFLLSDNTPDEVPASEGNFVHNEYGFWTHTHSTFQEGLGDLLYEFKMFVKNISADAFLSVADDILRPDVYRARNGEWGIDMPIYGPLVHLLSTSSSGRKLQNEFENTRNAVGNDTWLQWNFAEPLVMANNVSDPTAIALFVSLLPRVPVMGMANSSLFNGMPDRVFAEIKQLRLSPSYMHGDYHVYESDGMFAYTRIKSGYPGYFVAFNPSNTTVKGDFDHPSLPDKMSVYALSKSYNISGIAIKSKVETHSLELSPGSTIILTYVPVKSG, encoded by the exons TTCTACTTACTGTCACAATTTGGTGCAGGTCAATATGATTTACACATGAATGACACCAGCGTTAAACGTGAATTCGAAGACGTATTGAAACATTTGCTTTCCTTGGGTGTTAGAGGTTTCCGTTTGAAGAATACAAAATtctttttgctttctgacaACACCCCGGACGAGGTACCAGCTTCGGAAGGTAATTTCGTGCACAATGAGTATGGATTTTGGACGCATACACATAGTACGTTCCAGGAAGGGCTTGGTGATTTGTTGTATGAGTTCAAGATGTTCGTCAAGAACATTTCCGCAGACGCATTCTTATCTGTGGCAGATGATATTCTACGACCAGATGTGTATCGCGCTAGGAACGGTGAATGGGGCATAGATATGCCCATATACGGACCACTGGTACATTTACTAAGCACATCTTCCAGTGGACGAAAACTGCAAAATGAGTTCGAGAATACTAGAAATGCTGTGGGTAATGACACATGGCTGCAGTGGAACTTTGCAGAGCCCTTGGTGATGGCCAATAACGTAAGCGATCCCACAGCAATCGCACTGTTCGTATCGTTATTGCCAAGAGTACCTGTAATGGGTATGGCAAATTCATCACTTTTTAATGGAATGCCGGATAGGGTTTTTGCTGAAATTAAGCAGCTACGATTGTCTCCTTCATATATGCATGGCGATTATCATgta TATGAATCTGATGGAATGTTTGCATATACCAG aataaaATCTGGTTACCCCGGTTACTTTGTAGCCTTCAATCCATCAAACACTACTGTAAAAGGCGACTTTGATCATCCTTCCTTACCAGACAAGATGTCTGTGTATGCGCTAAGTAAAAGCTACAACATATCTGGCATTGCAATCAA ATCGAAAGTGGAAACCCATTCTTTGGAGTTGTCGCCTGGATCTACAATTATACTCACATATGTGCCTGTGAAATCAGGTTAA
- the LOC128855816 gene encoding uncharacterized protein LOC128855816 isoform X3, with product MKSTAIRKLNVNGYTSASIPISPFTSASKERSPPLEEFYKEISEDQVFAQTEEKQQSQRAPNNKDSNANRTVKDQLMTYRVRSVSRRRFIP from the exons ATGAAAAGTACTGCCATTCGCAAATTAAACGTCAACGGATACACATCCGCTTCGATACCCATATCTCCATTCACATCTGCATCCAAAGAGAGGTCACCACCTTTGGAAGAATTTTACAAGGAAATATCTGAGGATCAAGTTTTTGCACAAACTGAGGAAAAGCAGCAATCGCAACGAGCGCCAAACAACAAGGATTCGAACGCAAATCGAACAGTAAAAG atcagctaatgacataccgcgttagaagcgtcagtcgaaggagatttataccatga
- the LOC128855816 gene encoding uncharacterized protein LOC128855816 isoform X1 encodes MERLTPQQRLQIVQLYYENQRSVTNVFRALRPHYGQHNRPALNTIRHTINKFESEYSLVDNSRPNRPRPARSIKNIAAVAESVRENRDELIRHRSQQLGLSYGTTWSILRKDLHLKAYKIQLVQELRPNDLPARHRFADWALEKIEEDPLFSSKILFSDEAHFWLNGYVNKQNCRIWDEEQSEQVQELPLHPEKTTVWCGLWAGGIIGPYFFKNDDGRNVTVNGARYRTMISDFLLPEIESNDLYDIWFQQDGATCHTARETMTLLRSHFGEQLISRLGPVSWPPRSCDITPLDFFLWGFVKSKVYADKPATIEALEANITRVIHDIPVEMLERVIESWTFRMDHLKRSCGQHLNEVIFKK; translated from the coding sequence atggaaagactcacaccgcaacaacgtctacaaattgttcaactgtattatgaaaatcagcgttctgtgacaaatgtttttcgtgcgcttagaccgcattatggtcaacataatcggcctgccttaaacactattcgacataccatcaacaaatttgaatccgaatattcattggtggataattctcgaccgaatagaccacgtccagcaagaagcattaagaatatagcggcagtagcagagagtgtacgtgaaaaccgcgatgaattgattcggcaccgttctcagcaacttggactgtcgtatggaacaacttggtcaattttacggaaggatcttcatttaaaagcatacaaaatacagctcgtacaagaactaaggccaaatgaccttcctgcacgtcaccgttttgctgattgggctcttgaaaagattgaagaagatccgctgttttcgagcaaaattttgttcagcgatgaggcgcatttctggctcaatggttacgtcaataagcaaaattgccgtatttgggatgaagagcaatcagaacaggttcaagagctacctttacacccagagaaaacaacggtctggtgtggtttatgggctggtggaatcatcggtccatattttttcaaaaatgatgatggccgcaacgtaactgtgaatggtgctcgctaccgtaccatgatatcggactttttgctacctgaaattgaatctaatgatctctacgacatttggtttcaacaagacggagccacttgccatacagctcgtgaaacaatgactttattgagaagtcatttcggagagcagctgatttcacgtttaggacctgtgagttggccaccaagatcttgtgatatcacacctttggacttttttctttggggattcgtgaagtccaaggtctatgctgataaaccagctacgattgaagctctggaagccaacattacgcgtgttattcacgacataccagtcgaaatgctcgaacgagtgattgaaagttggaccttcagaatggaccaccttaagcgtagttgcggccaacatttgaatgaagtcatattcaaaaagtaa
- the LOC128855816 gene encoding uncharacterized protein LOC128855816 isoform X5 encodes MKSTAIRKLNVNGYTSASIPISPFTSASKERSPPLEEFYKEISEDQVFAQTEEKQQSQRAPNNKDSNANRTVKVDVIDN; translated from the exons ATGAAAAGTACTGCCATTCGCAAATTAAACGTCAACGGATACACATCCGCTTCGATACCCATATCTCCATTCACATCTGCATCCAAAGAGAGGTCACCACCTTTGGAAGAATTTTACAAGGAAATATCTGAGGATCAAGTTTTTGCACAAACTGAGGAAAAGCAGCAATCGCAACGAGCGCCAAACAACAAGGATTCGAACGCAAATCGAACAGTAAAAG tggacgtgattgacaactaa